The Streptomyces sp. NBC_01276 genome includes the window CAGCGGGGCCAGGATCGCTTCCAGCTCCTCCGGGGTCTGCGCGAGCCGGGCGTCGTAGGCCTCCTGCTTCCACTGCGAGTAGCGGAAGATCACCGGGAAGTCGGCCGGGACGCGCTCGCGGACCGCGGCCACGATCTCCGCGGCGAACTTCGTCCGGGCCACCGCGTCGCCGCCGTACGCGTCGGTGCGGCGGTTGGTCCGCTCCCACAGGAACTGGTCGAGCAGGTAGCCGTGGGCGCCGTGCAGTTCGACGCCGTCGAAGCCGATCCGCGCGGCCTCCGCCGCGGCGTCGGCGAACGCGCCGATGACGTCGTCGAGGTCGGCGCGGGTCATCGCCCTGCCGGTCCCCTCCGTGCCGTCGACACGGATGCCGGAGGGGCCGACGGCGGGCGCGTCGGCGTACGGGGCCTCGCCCTGCTTGCGCACCATGCCTATGTGCCACAGCTGGGGCACGATCGTGCCGCCGGCCTCGTGCACGGCCGCGGCGACCTTCTCCCACCCCGCCAGCTGCTCCTCGCCGTGGAAGCGCGGCACCCGGTCGCTCTGCCCGGCGGAGTCGTGGCCGACGTAGGTGCCCTCGGTGACGATCAGGCCGACGCCCGCGGCGGCCCGGCTGGCGTAGTACGCCCGCACGTCCTCCCCGGGCACGCCGTCCGGGGAGAACATCCGCGTCATCGGAGCCATCGCGATGCGGTTGGGGACGGTCAGGCCGTTGAGCGTGACGGGCCGGGACAGGATCTCGGCCGCGCGGGAGGCGGTGGACGTGGTGACGGTCATGCGGATCCTCCGGTTGAGGCTGTGGCTCGTCGGGGTGGCAACGAGAAGTGCATAGTACACATGTTATGTATCATGCATATTGCGGCCCCGTAGGGGCCCGGCAGAGTCCACCGGCCCTCGCGTCGGCGATAATGGAGCGCCGGAAGGAGCGGGAGGCGCAGTGCTGGAGAAACTGGAGCGGGAGCTGATGCTGCTCTCGCGGCACCAGGTGCTCGCCCGGCGCGAGCGCGACCCCGAACGTCTGGAGCGGTCGGCGTACCTGCTGCTCAGCCGCATCGACACCCAGGGCCCCATGTCCATCGGACAGTTGGCGGAGGCCTTCGGGCTCGACACCTCGACCGTGAACCGCCAGACGGCCGCACTGCTGCGCTGCGGACTGGCCGAGCGCGTCGCGGACCCGCACGGCGGCATGGCCCGCAAGCTGCGCATCACCGCCGAGGGCGGGCGCCGCCTCGCCGCAGACCGTGAGGTCAACCAGTCCTGCCTGGCCCGGGTGGTCGCCGGCTGGTCCCCCGAGGAGGTCCAGGAACTGGAGGACGTCCTGGTCCGGCTGAACCGCAGCGCCGAGGCCCTCGAAGGACGCTACTGGCCGCGCACGGAGGAAGACGACACCCGCGCCGCCTGCCATCCGCCGGTCCCGCGGGAATCCGCGACGCCCGCGTAGCCGGAACCCTCGACCCGCGACCGCTTCCTCCCGGGGGTCACAGCCGGCTGGCCGTGCGGATCAGCTGGGCGAGGGCGCGGGAGCGGCTGTGTGGGGGCCAGGCGATGTGGGTGACGACGGGGGGTGCGTCGGTGAGGGGGACGGCGGTGTGTTCGGCCCACAGCCAGGCGTGGGAGGAGTCGGGGCAGATGGCCGCGGTGCGTCCGAGGGCGATCAGCTGGGCCAGCTGGGTCTGGTCGCGGATCTCGGGGCCGGGGCCGGGAGGGTAGGCACCGTTGCGGGGCCAGCGGGCGAGCGGAAGATCAGGGACGTCGGTGACGTCGGCCATG containing:
- a CDS encoding MarR family winged helix-turn-helix transcriptional regulator, which translates into the protein MLLSRHQVLARRERDPERLERSAYLLLSRIDTQGPMSIGQLAEAFGLDTSTVNRQTAALLRCGLAERVADPHGGMARKLRITAEGGRRLAADREVNQSCLARVVAGWSPEEVQELEDVLVRLNRSAEALEGRYWPRTEEDDTRAACHPPVPRESATPA
- a CDS encoding NADH:flavin oxidoreductase codes for the protein MTVTTSTASRAAEILSRPVTLNGLTVPNRIAMAPMTRMFSPDGVPGEDVRAYYASRAAAGVGLIVTEGTYVGHDSAGQSDRVPRFHGEEQLAGWEKVAAAVHEAGGTIVPQLWHIGMVRKQGEAPYADAPAVGPSGIRVDGTEGTGRAMTRADLDDVIGAFADAAAEAARIGFDGVELHGAHGYLLDQFLWERTNRRTDAYGGDAVARTKFAAEIVAAVRERVPADFPVIFRYSQWKQEAYDARLAQTPEELEAILAPLAAAGVDAFHASTRRYWLPEFEGSDLNLAGWTKKLTGRPAITVGSVGLDGDFIRAFVGEGAALGDIDNLLDRMERDEFDMVAVGRALLQDPQWAAKVLGNRFDELKPYDAAALKSLSR